A single genomic interval of Candidatus Zixiibacteriota bacterium harbors:
- a CDS encoding type I CRISPR-associated protein Cas7: MPNIKNADEVKRASGLLIIEVINSNPNGDPDRESDPRQRPDERGKISPVSFKRKLRDLVQPDITDTKRTPVWDAISRTFTPVLSPDDYWILESRSRERKKIEKELADNTFVSKYWDGRLFGNTFLEEGASNYIKTGVVQVGMGVSVSPVFIERDTNTNKAGVQEGKTRGMAPLGSRYVQHGVYTMPFFVNPSAASRSGCKQVDVDLMLKLIPYAYSHNLSTARPFVGIRHAWYMEHKSPLGSCSDFSLIEKLTPRRKGDDSEKPSTSWSDYHVPTDVGELRTKLADFRDLMLQVGEDA, encoded by the coding sequence ATGCCAAACATTAAAAATGCAGACGAAGTAAAGCGGGCCAGTGGACTGCTCATTATTGAAGTAATCAATTCAAATCCTAATGGAGATCCGGACAGAGAAAGCGATCCTCGTCAGAGACCTGACGAGCGCGGAAAAATTTCACCAGTCTCCTTTAAGCGAAAGCTTCGGGATTTAGTCCAGCCCGATATAACGGACACAAAGAGAACCCCGGTGTGGGATGCAATTTCACGAACATTTACTCCTGTTTTGAGCCCAGATGACTATTGGATTCTTGAATCCAGAAGTCGAGAGCGAAAAAAGATAGAAAAGGAATTGGCTGATAACACTTTTGTCTCGAAGTATTGGGACGGAAGATTATTTGGAAACACTTTTCTCGAGGAGGGTGCCTCCAATTATATCAAAACAGGAGTTGTGCAAGTCGGCATGGGAGTTTCAGTGTCCCCGGTATTTATCGAGCGCGACACCAATACGAACAAGGCAGGTGTCCAGGAAGGTAAGACCCGTGGAATGGCGCCGCTCGGCTCCCGATATGTGCAGCATGGCGTTTATACAATGCCATTCTTCGTCAACCCCTCAGCAGCTTCTCGATCCGGCTGTAAGCAGGTAGACGTTGACCTCATGTTGAAACTCATTCCATACGCCTATTCCCATAACTTGTCAACTGCCCGACCGTTTGTAGGGATACGTCATGCCTGGTACATGGAACATAAGTCGCCTCTGGGTTCATGCTCTGATTTTTCTCTCATAGAAAAATTGACGCCTCGCCGAAAGGGCGATGATTCAGAGAAACCATCGACATCTTGGTCTGATTACCATGTTCCAACAGATGTCGGCGAACTACGAACAAAGCTCGCTGATTTCCGTGATCTTATGTTGCAAGTGGGAGAAGATGCATGA